TAAAAAACAACAGCAAACACTTCAACCCATGTGCTTCCTAAACTATATCAAAATGTGCACCCATGTGGTGTCAAAAGTAATGCCAACAAACCACAAAATATTCTCACTTGGTCTGTTCACATTAAATATCTTTCAGCCCTCCATTATTGCTCTACAACCGAGCCCTTACTAACCACAACAACCTTCAACCCTCTCATTTAGCAACTTGAGATTGGAGTGCCTGCACAACTTGAGATGGCTCCTCTTGAACAGCAGCAGATCCACCAGCAGATCCACTTCCACCACCAACATTAGATGGCCCTGCTCCATGAACATAGTGCAATCTTGCCATGTCTTGATCCCATTGTTCCCTTAGCATGGCAGGTATTTCATCAAACTGGATCTGATGTTGAACAATATGAATTttaatcattattttttatgagaaagtTACATAAATTTGTTGATATGTTTAAAATAAGTTAGCATGTTATAAGTTTACTTACATTTGCATCTTGTGTGGCATTGATGACCTGAGATGCATCCTCTTGTGTTTCAACTGGCTGAGATCCTTGTCCTGCTGCAACTGGATCTTGTCCTGGTTCAGACCCTTGTCCTGCTTCTGGTTCTTGACTCTCCACTGGATTTGGGCATCTCCTTGAATTATGGCCATGCTGACCACACCTGCTGCATTTGTGTTTAGCAACAGTCCTGCTGAGTCTTGTGCTACCTAAATCTTCAAAGGGGTCCCTTCTTCTCAGCTTCTTAGGCCTTCCAGGCCCTCTCTTCTTTATGGGAGGAAGTATCTCAGGGTCATTTGTAGGCTGCCATAACTCTTGGCCATTGATAGGAGTGATCTCATGCCCATATGTAGCTTCATATGCAGCTCTCTTATAGTATGGATGCACAAAATCTTCTGGTTTCATCCTTTTACATGCTATGGCAGCCACTGCATGCCTGCATGGTATGCCAACCAAATCAAACAGATTGCATGTGCATGAACTTTTGCTCAAGTCCACCACAAATCCCTCACCTGTTTGCAACATATTGCAGGATTAGGACAGCCATTATCCATGAAAGTAAACAATGTGTATAAATTCTTATTGGAAACCATACCTGATACAATGTGCTTCACTTCAAACCTCCATTCTGAGGACATTGTTGGAAACCAATGAGAAGCCTTATCAGTCTCCCATGCTAACCTCCTCAAAGGCTTAGGCATTACCTCCCCtctatacttgtgaaacttcTCCCTCAAGGTTGCAAACCTTCCCATCAAGTATGTTCTGATCCAGTCCATCATGGTCAGAATTGGCTTGTCCCTTGCCAATAGAATTGTGGAGTTGAATGACTCTGACAAGTTGTTCATGAGCACATCACACTTGGGGTAGAAGGTGAAGTCATGCTTGCACCAAGTCCTGGTAGGTATTCCCATCATCCACTCCCATGCTGCATTATTTTGTTCCCTCAGCTCCAACATTTTTGCTTCCCACTGCTGGCGATAAGTAGCCTTTGCTGCTGCCATCATAATGTTTCTAATTACAACCCCACCTCCAAACCTCTTTTTGAAGTTTGCATAAAGATGCCTCAAACAAAACCTGTGTTCAAATCCCTCCAAACAGCTCAGTAGCCCCTATTAGCATGTACGCAAGCAGAAATTCATAATCATGAAGTATAATGAAATAAGGATGAACATGataacaaagaaaaataaattactttACCTTCTATTGGTCAGATATGAAGATCCACCTTCTATCTGGACCAATATCAAGCAGTAGCAGATCAAGGAACCACTGCCAGCTTTCCTTGCACTCTGACTCCACTACAGCAAAAGCCAAGGGAAAGTTTTGGTCATTAGGATCCCTTGCTACAGCACATAAGATAATACCTCCATACATTGTCTTTAGATGACAACCATCTAATCCAATAAAGGGTCTACAACCCTGAAGAAATCCCCTCTTACAACCTTCTAGACACATATAGAATCTGCCAAACCTAGGTTGTATGCTTCCAGCAGGATTCTCCAACTGCATTTTGCATGTATTTCCTGCACAAACCCTCCTCAGTTCAGCACTGAATTTATATAGCAATGTGTATTGTTTGTTTGCATCTCCCTCAACTATCTGCAAAGCAAGCTGTCTTCCCTTCCAAGCTCTATACCTTGTGATGCCAGTGGAAAAACCCAACCTCATCTCATCAACAACATCATTGAGCCTCATTGTCCTTGAACCCCTCAGTTTCTCCACCAATTTCTTAGCAACAAATTTGGAAGTAGCATTCTTATTGTTGAATACTCTGGCACAAGTATGAGGGCCACTCAATGTCTTAATTGCAAAAGTTTGTCTCCCACCCACTTTGCTACACAACATAACCCATTTACAATCCTTCTTGCAAGCAGCCCTAACCCTGGTTGTGTCATTTTTGGGGAAATAAATCTCCCTTCCCGTGAGAACAGCATGGTCCTTAGCAGCAACCTTAAACTCTTCCAATGAAATAAATTCCATACCTACTCTAAAGTTAAATTCTGCCCTCATATCCTCATCATGAAACCTCATACTCCTGTTCCTCACaataacatcatcatcatcaccttcagaCATACTATGTAACTCTTCATCTTCCCAAGTAGCCTCCATTTCATGGTCACAATCAAAAGCATCATCATATTGAGGAAGCACATTTTCTGCCCCACCACCATGTACTTCATAGGTACCTTCTTCCATTTGCCTTATCTGCTCATTTAACAAAGCTTCAGCAACACCAACTGGTATGCCTTCAAATCCGTCATCATTAACCTTTGCAGCTCTTTCCTCTTCACTATCACTGAAATGTACAGAAGTTGTGGAATCCTCAGTGTCACTTGATGGATTGAAAggatcatcatcttcatatacATCATCAAATGTAGGATGTTTTCCATTCTTCTTTCCAGTAACAACCACATGCACATTGCCAACAGTTGGATCATTGGCAGCAACTCCATCAGCAATGGGATCATTGGCAGCAACTTCATTTACATCTCCATTTGCAATGGCAATTGCCACCACTAGCATCTACATTTGCAGCAGCATCTACATTACCATTATCAACAACGGTCTCCCTTTCATCATCACTATCTAGAAGCAACAATACAGATAACCTCTTATTGGACTTTGACTTGACAACATTGCTTCTTATCCTATCAGACTTCCTCACTGGCAACTTGAATTTGGCAGGCCTCTTTGTTGGAGAAAATTTTTCAGCACAAAAATTATCAAGACCAGGTAACTTCAGTGGTGCATCCACTTGCTTCTTGGATGGAGGTTTAAATGGCtggtttttcttctttggaggttCCACAGCCACTTGCTTCCCCTTGTTCTTTGGTTCTTTTGCTTCTCCTTTCTTCTTTGTAGCCTCCACAACCACTTGCTTCCCTCTCTTCTTTGAACCATCCAACTGCTTGTCCTTATTCTTTGGATCACCTGATTGAACtttcttggctttcttctttGAACCATCAAGTACCCTGAGGAGATCAATTGGAGTAGCTGGCAGTTCATCAGGAGCATGCTTAACAAAGAGATGTACTTCCCCCCTCTTTACAGCATATTTACCCAACTCTATTGCCTCTTTATCAGTGGACAAAGGCCTGAAATTGTGAATTGCAAAATCCTCGTCTTTCATCCAAAACACCTAGAACTTTCCTTTTGTATACCCCAGCTCAGCAACTACATCAAGACTCTCAAAATAACTCCACCTATCACTATCAGCATCCACAGTGTTTTCTTTGACATCTACGTAGTGCAACCTTGGCTCCTCAACAAATTGTCCAGAGTGATGAATAATGGCTTTGAAAGCCATCCTGACAGAAATGCAGATTAATTACATGCAACATCATGATAGAAATAGAAAGGACAAAGGAACATAATGCTAACATTGGAGTCTACAAATTGATGAACAACAACCCAATGCAAGAATGCATGACCCGACACAACCAAAGCCATACACCCTACCAAAATCGTAAGAACAGAGAGATAGGCAGAAAGAGAAACCAAGGTAGAAATAGAAACCATGTTGAGCTACAAAAGAGATAGGCAGAGCAGAGGACACACTAACCTTCGTCTCCGTCAATTCCAGTCGCCTTCCTCGCCGTCGCCGCCGTCAAAGTTCGTCGTCGCCGCCGTCAAAGTTCTTCGCTCTTCGCCTGGGATAGAAAGCTAGGTTTCAACTGAGAGAGATTGAAGGGTGGGTCGAGAGATGGGTGAATAGTAAGGGGTAAATGTCAAGTTTAGattaggttttagggttaattagtttTAGGATTATTTAGTTTAATTAGGGTTAATTCAGAGggcttaattataatttttaaaagaaattttttttatttaaatgccatgtcatttcattaaatgacgtggcacgGCCACGTGCACGGCTGCCGGAGCTATACCGGCGGCAAGGACGGTTTCCGTACAAACACTTGAGTCTGAGGATGGGgttaggaagattttccggcgagggacgaaaaccaaatctcgctcaaagttcagggacggtgaacacatttaaccctaaatctaattGACTAAAACATGatcaaagaaaagagaagaagtttTACCATAAAAAGACcttggagatggtggtggtttgcttcaagagaaagaaagcaacAAGAAAGTAGAAGAAGGAAACATGATGATGCTTGTGGTGGTGTGACTCACAGCCATGATAAGAAGAGGAACGTGTGGGTGCTGTCATGGTTGTGGGTTCATGGTGATGGTGCGtaggagaaaggagaagtagaaAAGAATAAGAAATTGATGGTATTGAGGGGAAGAGTAGAAAAATATGAAAACGGTGATGCTGCAGCCAAAGAAATGAAAAGAGAGGAAAGATGATGTTGTGtattagaagaagaaaataaaagctCTGTAGgagaaaggaaaggaaaggaaTAATATGAGAACTGGTGGtcatgtgtgtgtgttgtgagcAGCAGACGTGAAAAGAATGGGAGAGAGAGGagaaaataaaggaagaaatggGTCTTTTGGTTGCTGTACAAGGAAAAGTAACATGAAGAAGGTGGAGAGTGAGAGAGTGGGCGcgaggagagagagagtgaagaaTCAGattgagagggagagagagtagCGTGATTGGTTGATCAGTAAGGAGAGAGGAAAAGTGGTGGATAAGGATGAAGATATATTTTAAaaagatatttttaaaatcGGTACGAATTGGTTTAGACACTGATATGTTTAGCTTATagaattaagagaaaaatatagagtTGATATATTATTATACTCAAAATTATGAGAACTCtataaaatgataaaatataactTTGAATCACTtttagcaaaataaaatgatccataaacaagaaaatgagtaaaaactgagctaaagaataattgtgagACAATTAGAATAAACATGACTTCGTCATTTTATGCGTCGAAGCTAGAATAAATTATAAAGAAAATGACAATACTAATTATCATCATTTGAGAGGAAAAGACAAACTTTAGATAGCTCTCAAAGCGTTGAATTGAGCTCATCAAGTAAAAGAAAGGGTtttatagcttattaaaaataagaaaactaTAATATCACTTCCATTTTCAAAGAAActctataaaataaaatattttgaaattaaatatcatttaaataatttctaTGATTCGTAATTAAATTCAAGTcaggaaaataacataaaaataatagaataaaaatacacaattaattaatataacgaaattaaataaatacGCAAGTTATTTATTTCGGGGTCTTATAAAGAGCCTCAatttgagtttcgacattctatcgccgaatactcaatttttatcagccGATGAAAGTACTAAAACGCCCGGACCCGCGAAAACTCGATTTTTCGGATTTTCCCCTCCGCTATaaaaggagagaaaatggaaaatATCTCCATTTTCAAATGGAAAATATCTCCATTTCCCCCTAGGAGCAGCCCTTGGCCGAGAGCAAGAAGAGGGAGATTTCCGCGCCGATTCTTCGTctcttgcccgatcgtcctgatttcaGTTGCATTGGATCGACAGCGAGGTAACCTTCATAACCCTTACCTCTGTTTCTACTTTCTGATGTCTTTTTCCatgtctttctatgctcaaagttttgagctttttgtaaaaagaTCTGTATAATttgatttcttctttcaaatATCTTCTACACCTTCCCTGCATTCCATAATCACCGTCGGTGCGCtcggattttcaccgagtcgctGTAGATCTGAATTCCGAGCTCAAAACCCATTTCTACTCAACCGTTGCTTATTGAAGCTTAAAGCCTTAATCTTGCTTAGTGCCTTTGAGATTAGTTGTTGATAAAGGCTTTGTCTATCGCTATTCAAAATTGATTTCGAAAAATAttgactttgagtttttgagttGTTGAAGTGGACCAAAATACCCCCAATTCACATTTTAAGTCctttaatttttctgagagtttccctgtcCTAGATATGATCTAAGATTACCTATAAATTttattagatcgaagaaaaagttcaggAAACCATATTTTTGGCTATGGCCGAAACTTGTTGGTGTGgcaccgtgtccaaaaataatttttgagtctgtatggcctgagctatagcgtagctttCTCAGCTGTCGAAaatttggctttggtttcgtgtcatttcgAGTTCTGTAGCTTGAGTTATGCACATTTTAGCGAACGAAGGTCCTGTTGTctattcgtgcctaaatgtcgaactctgaAGCTTCGAAAGCTTTTTCCGATTTTGGTTTAGTGTTATTAGtttgtattgtttcttagtgACTAACAATTGATACTCTgattaaggtttggaacgagatGAGCTGAGGAAAAAGGCTTTGGAGCAAGCGGTGAGGTTTCACGACGGAGGAAGACACCCCATGGAACTTGCTGAGTTCGAGAATTGTTTTAGGATCGGACTGCGATGTCGAGCTTGGAAGGAGAAATaaaaaggtaagggtaactcggtttagcgagtctttgagtcttgcatgctttattCGCACTGCTTGCATTTTGAGATGAAGTTATTTAAATTCGATTGAcatttgattatgattattgtactgaactgggaaaatgttttctagaggcttcggccgtgtgaATTGATTGAGATGTGTGTCTCGGTTTTCTGGAAggttcggccgtttactggtggataggacagggttatgttttatagcactgaattattgtttcatcgctcaatagagcttgatgtaattgtgttgatattgaactGAGTTAGTATGCAAATTCGAATTGATTTATGCTTGTTGATATTATGAGTAACATAGGGTTACTCTAacttgattattggatttgaaattgttgatatttgtgcatatgcgtTATTGAATTGTATTGTGGGGCCTGTGTGGCGTATTGTGGGGCCTTCGTGGCATACTGAGTGACCTTcagggcgttattaagtggcagatcaATGCTCTTCGTACCaggtgactgtcccgtcttgcgagatgCTTTCGATTTGACACGTCTTGGTAGTAACACATAGTTGTACTACATGGCACTTATATATTGGATtttattgattgattatattgttgaggttgtggatatttgatttgatgttatattgttgaggttattgtcatctgatttgattctatattgttgaggttattgttatctgattagattctatattgttgaggttattgtcatctgatttgattctatattgGTGAGGTTGTTGCTACCTTATTTAAATCTATGTTATtatgttgctgatatctgattaaatctatgttgttgatatctgatttaattttttgttgttggatatatgtcgtcatctacatggaattaagttgctagcttataTGCCATGTTATgtacttaaatttgaatagcatgtttttctcttttatgtgtggtaattgtatggagttaaccctttctgttttgctacttgttgtttgggcgcttaacgctattaggcgatggagatcttTTGGTGAAGCTTGACCTTTGTGCAAGTCagagatgaggacttgaagaatTGTGGAAGACTTGAAGAGTAGAGTAgggtttaaggctagagccttgagttagaaagcttaccgttattggtttaagcttacaTAATGACTTTAGGAATTTATAATTGAGGTTTttggtaggttccgatgcattttTTTCCTGCGGTCCCTCGATATGGGAttcgtagggagtatgtcggagttatggtgtcattgcataataggttCCTTGTGGAATCTGGTTTTATTTGTTAGGTTTTGTAGGTTGTGTGCTTTCGTCTTACCTTCGGGTACTTGCCTTATTCAAGGCTAGCTGTAATGTAATTACAGTTGGGAGtaggcatgacatgttttggaaatacatttgaaaagaaaaaatatactcgtgttatgaatccttttggaaaacattgcatatttattttagcaggttgttaccgtaacccctgaaagtcggggcgttacaaaaATGTTGATGGTGTAATGGGTGAGAAAGATGAGAATGAGAGGGGTGGAGTAATAGTTTGTGAGTGAAGATGGAAGTGAGGAAGATGCAGGAGGGAAAGTTGATTAGAGTTTGGTGGGGTGTTAAATGGGAGAGTTATGAGGAAGTTAAGGTAGTTATGAGGAAGTTATAAGGTTGTTAGCATGGTATTTATGAGGGGTCTGGGCGGGATTAAATTACCGAGCGATGGCACCGGAAACATTCTGAGACCTAGGTCCCGGGAAATGATATTTTGAGTCAGGTATAATTTCCCGAGGTTTGGTAACCtcggaatcaatttttgaaCATTTCGAGCTTTAGTAAAGCTCAGAAAATTTACGTTATTCTTACCGAGGTATAAGGCTAGGGAATTGTTCCAATTTCTTCAGGGAAGGTTTCCGAGGTTTGGCAACCTCGGGAACACACTTTTCACATTCCGAGCTTGACACCTCGGGAAATCGACTTTTATAAATTACGGAGGCATAGCCCTCGGAAGGATTCCGGGAATTAGAGCATCGGGATGTTTCCGAGCCACCAAATCTCGGGATAGGCATCAGGAGACGTTATAAAATATTCCGAGGTTTAAAGTTCGAGGTGTTCCCGAGGTACCAAAGCTCGAAAAAATCATCAGGAAAATTATAATATATCCCGAGACTTAAAGCTTGAGGTGTTCCCAAGATCCTAAAGCTGGAGAATTATTTTAACAGAGATATTTTAGACATTTACCACTTCAAAAAGGGTACCAATTTCAAGAGGGGTTACCAATTCCAACTCCCAAAAATCAATAACCCAATTGTATGTGAGGGCAATCGTTGGTTCTCCGAAGTTACACACCACATCCGATGTATTTTACCCAAAAATAATgtaataattatatttatactGGCCGTTGATTCCAAAGAAACTTATTCCATATACATTTTTGAAGTGGAAATAGGTGAAGGTAAAATTATCGGTGTTCCCCGTCGTCTCCTTGACCTTCAGTGGGTGTGTTTGTATTCTATGATTAGTTTACAGCCGGAGTAGATGTGTCACTCAACGGTCAGTTCTTTCTTTGGTTGCTAAATTTATAGTTTGGTTGGATATATAACCTGTTCTGTTGTGTTTGTTCTGATCTCTGCACCGATATTTGAGATGGATAACGACTTTGATATTGGGCTCGGAGTATACGACGATGATGAACACGAACACCCAATTGatgaggaggaggtggaggaggaattGGTACCAACTGGAactggtggtgatggtgaattAATATATTTTCCTGAGGGTGACCTCTTAGATCTAGAACCTTACGAGGGCATGGAATTCGAGTCTGAGGAGGCTGCCAAAGCCTTCTATAATTCGTACGCTCGTCGTGTTGGGTTCAGTACTCGCGTCAGCTCATCCCGCCGTTCCAGGCGCGATGGGGCTATTATACAGAGACAATTTGTTTGCGCCAAGGAGGGTTTCCGCAACTTGAATGAGAAGCGCACCAAGGATAGAGAGATCAAGCGCCCACGAACAATTACCAGAGTTGGATGCAAAGCTTCCTTGTCTGTTAAAATGCAAGATTCCGGAAAGTGGATTGTTTCCGGGTTTGTTAGAGAACATAATCACGAGCTGGTTCCACCAGACCAGGTGCATTCTCTTCGCTCTCACAGGCAAATATCAGGAGCTGCCAAGACCCTCATTGATACTTTACAGGCAGCTGGGATGGGTCCTCGTAGAATTATGTCTGCACTCATCAAAGAGTATGGTGGGATTAGCAAAGTGGGCTTTACTGAGGTTGACTGTAGGAATTACATGAGGAATAATCGCCAGAGAAGTTTAGAAGGGGACATTCAACTTGTTCTCGATTATTTGCGACAACTGCATGCTGAGAACCCTAATTTCTTCTATGCTGTGCAAGGTGATGAGGATCCCTCCAGAAGCAATATTTTCTGGTCTGATCCCAAGGCAAAGATGAATTATACATTTTTTGGCGATACCGTAACTTTTGACACTACTTACCGATCTAATAGGTATCGCTTACCATTTGCTCCCTTTACTGGTGTAAATCATCATGGACAACCTGTTCTCTTTGGTTGTGCTTTCATAATTAATGAATCTGAGGCATCATTTGTATGGCTTTTCAACACATGGCTTATGGCCATGTCTGGCCGCCCACCAGTGTCAATTACAACTGATCATGATTCTATAATTCGCTCAGCCATAATGCAAGTATTCCCTGAGACCCGCCACCGTTTCTGCAAGTGGCACATCTTTAAAAAATGTCAGGAGAAATTATCTCACGTTTTCCTCAAATATCCAAATTTTGAAGCTGAATTTCACAAATGTGTTAACTTGACTGAGTCCACTGAGGAATTTGAGTCATGCTGGTTAACACTCATAGATAGGTATGATCTCAGGGATCATGAATGGCTTCAAGCATTATATTCTTCTTGCAGACAGTGGGCACCTGTGTATTTGCGAGACACATTCTTTGCAGAAATGTCCATCACTCAGCGAAGCGATAGCATGAATTCTTACTTTGATGGGTATGTAAACGCCTCAACCAACTTAAATCAGTTCTTTAAGCTGTATGAGAAAGCACTTGAAAGTCGCAATGAGAAAGAAGTGAGAGCAGATTATGACACAATGAATACTTTGCCGGTATTGAGGACCCCATCTCCAATGGAGAAGCAGGCATCTGAGCTTTACACGAGAAAAATTTTCATGAGATTTCAAGAGGAGTTAGTTGGGACACTAACATTCATGGCATCCAAAGCTGATGATGATGGGGAGGTCATTACATATCATGTAGCTAAATTTGGAGAGGACCATAAAGCATACTATGTTAAATTCAATGTTTTGGAAATGAAAGCGAGTTGTAGTTGTCAAATGTTTGAGTTTTCAGGCCTTCTTTGCAGACATATTTTGGCAGTCTTTAGAGTTACCAATGTCCTTACTCTACCATCACATTATATTTTGAAACGTTGGACAAGAAATGCCAAGAGCAATGTAATACTAGAAGAACATTCTTGTGATGTACATACATACTATTTGGAATCTCATACAGTTAGATATAATACTCTACGACATGAGGCCTTTAAATTTGTTGATAAAGGTGCAAGGTCTCCTGAAACTTATGATGTTGCAATGGATGGTTTACAACAAGCTGCAAAAAGAGTTGCTCAGGTAGTGCAAAATGAGGGGAGAATTCCCATCAGCATTGGAAAGGCTAGGAGTCTCATGCTGAATGATAAAAGTCATGCTGATTACACAAGTGGACACCAGGAAGAAAGCTTGGGTCAGGATATGTCTCAGGTCAGAGTTCCATTTTATAGTTGTTTTTAAACACATTTTATGATGGTTGTATTCTTGTGTTTTACTCTTTCATCCACCCTGTTAGAAACTTAGAATGTAAAACCAATGTTGAACTGAAACTTCA
This is a stretch of genomic DNA from Lotus japonicus ecotype B-129 chromosome 1, LjGifu_v1.2. It encodes these proteins:
- the LOC130732819 gene encoding uncharacterized protein LOC130732819 isoform X1, with product MLVVAIAIANGDVNEVAANDPIADGVAANDPTVGNVHVVVTGKKNGKHPTFDDVYEDDDPFNPSSDTEDSTTSVHFSDSEEERAAKVNDDGFEGIPVGVAEALLNEQIRQMEEGTYEVHGGGAENVLPQYDDAFDCDHEMEATWEDEELHSMSEGDDDDVIVRNRSMRFHDEDMRAEFNFRVGMEFISLEEFKVAAKDHAVLTGREIYFPKNDTTRVRAACKKDCKWVMLCSKVGGRQTFAIKTLSGPHTCARVFNNKNATSKFVAKKLVEKLRGSRTMRLNDVVDEMRLGFSTGITRYRAWKGRQLALQIVEGDANKQYTLLYKFSAELRRVCAGNTCKMQLENPAGSIQPRFGRFYMCLEGCKRGFLQGCRPFIGLDGCHLKTMYGGIILCAVARDPNDQNFPLAFAVVESECKESWQWFLDLLLLDIGPDRRWIFISDQ
- the LOC130732821 gene encoding protein FAR1-RELATED SEQUENCE 5, encoding MDNDFDIGLGVYDDDEHEHPIDEEEVEEELVPTGTGGDGELIYFPEGDLLDLEPYEGMEFESEEAAKAFYNSYARRVGFSTRVSSSRRSRRDGAIIQRQFVCAKEGFRNLNEKRTKDREIKRPRTITRVGCKASLSVKMQDSGKWIVSGFVREHNHELVPPDQVHSLRSHRQISGAAKTLIDTLQAAGMGPRRIMSALIKEYGGISKVGFTEVDCRNYMRNNRQRSLEGDIQLVLDYLRQLHAENPNFFYAVQGDEDPSRSNIFWSDPKAKMNYTFFGDTVTFDTTYRSNRYRLPFAPFTGVNHHGQPVLFGCAFIINESEASFVWLFNTWLMAMSGRPPVSITTDHDSIIRSAIMQVFPETRHRFCKWHIFKKCQEKLSHVFLKYPNFEAEFHKCVNLTESTEEFESCWLTLIDRYDLRDHEWLQALYSSCRQWAPVYLRDTFFAEMSITQRSDSMNSYFDGYVNASTNLNQFFKLYEKALESRNEKEVRADYDTMNTLPVLRTPSPMEKQASELYTRKIFMRFQEELVGTLTFMASKADDDGEVITYHVAKFGEDHKAYYVKFNVLEMKASCSCQMFEFSGLLCRHILAVFRVTNVLTLPSHYILKRWTRNAKSNVILEEHSCDVHTYYLESHTVRYNTLRHEAFKFVDKGARSPETYDVAMDGLQQAAKRVAQVVQNEGRIPISIGKARSLMLNDKSHADYTSGHQEESLGQDMSQDDMDKHIKKLMNELECAIRKCEIYRSNLLSALKAVEDHKLELSIKVENIKINMKEGIW
- the LOC130732819 gene encoding uncharacterized protein LOC130732819 isoform X2; protein product: MMAAAKATYRQQWEAKMLELREQNNAAWEWMMGIPTRTWCKHDFTFYPKCDVLMNNLSESFNSTILLARDKPILTMMDWIRTYLMGRFATLREKFHKYRGEVMPKPLRRLAWETDKASHWFPTMSSEWRFEVKHIVSGEGFVVDLSKSSCTCNLFDLVGIPCRHAVAAIACKRMKPEDFVHPYYKRAAYEATYGHEITPINGQELWQPTNDPEILPPIKKRGPGRPKKLRRRDPFEDLGSTRLSRTVAKHKCSRCGQHGHNSRRCPNPVESQEPEAGQGSEPGQDPVAAGQGSQPVETQEDASQVINATQDANIQFDEIPAMLREQWDQDMARLHYVHGAGPSNVGGGSGSAGGSAAVQEEPSQVVQALQSQVAK